TTACCAATTTAAAGCGTGTTTACATAACATCATCAATGTACTACAATGGACACGCAAACACCCCACATATCTGACCAATATGTGAATATGTAGAATTTGACCACCCTTTACGAAGGCCTCCACATCCCCTAAATGTGGAGGCCTTTTTTATGCATTCAGGTTTGACGTGCCTGTTATTCCGCGTTAAGCTTTATATATGAATATATGTGCATATATATAATAATCCAACGTATCATTTACCAGTCGAATTGGAATAGTACAGGTAGGAGGAGATGCAGATGGGACACGACCACGGTCATGACCACACGCACGGCGCGAACAAGAAGGCATTATGGATCAGTTTCATCCTGACAACCGGCTACATGATCGTCGAGGCGATCGGAGGATTCCTTACGAACAGCCTGGCGCTGCTGTCGGATGCCGGACATATGCTGAGTGACTCCGTGTCGCTTGGGGTTGGTGTCCTTGCGTTCGTTATGGGGGAAAAAGTGGCAGATTACAGCAAGACTTACGGATACAAACGGTTTGAAATCCTTGCGGCACTATTCAATGGTGTGACGCTCGTACTGATCTCCCTTTATATTTTCTACGAGGCTTATAAACGATTCCTGGAACCGCCGGAGGTAGCCTCGACGGGAATGCTGACGATTGCAATTATCGGTCTTATCGTCAACCTTGTGGTCGCATGGATTCTCATGCGGGGCGATACGGAGCACAACCTTAACCTGCGGGCGGCGTTCCTTCATGTCCTTGGTGACCTGCTTGGATCCGTCGGTGCCATCATCGCCGCCATCCTCATCATGCTGTTCGACTGGGGATGGGCCGATCCGCTCGCAAGTGTGATTGTCGCCGTCCTTGTACTGATCAGCGGAGCAAGGGTCGCCCGCGACTCGGTTCATGTGCTGATGGAAGGAACACCGAAGAACATCGACGTCGATGATATCGTCGCAACGATCAAAGACACAGCGGACATTCAGGATATCCATGACCTGCACGTATGGAGCATCACCAGCGGACAGAACGCCCTCTCCTGTCATGCCGTGGTGACGGATGACCGGACGATCGACGACTGCCAGGGCATCCTTAAAAAAGTGGAAGAACGACTTAAGGATAAGGGAATCGGCCATGTGACGATTCAACTGGAATCGAAGGAACACGCGCACGACAACTCGGTCCTCTGCAGCGACCATACCCATGAACACGATCATTAAAAACCCCCCTTCTGGAGATACTCCTTCTGAAGGGGATTTTTTTTATCCCCTTTCAACAGCCCCTTTCCAAGTGTTAGAATAGGTACTAACATAAATTTTCTGAAAAAGGAGACCGGTTTCATGGATCCTCTATTCTTTTCGATCGCCATCATGGCCATCGTGGTGGCTGGTTCCTTCGCTGCGTTTATCGCTTTGCTGCTTATAAGGAACAGGAGAACATAATAAAAAGAAGGCTGGATGAGGATCCAGCCTTCTTTTTATATGCTCTATTGTGCTTTTAATTCGCTTTCCGTCACCCATTTATGGTTCGTCACTTCTTCTCCACCGTCGACGGGCACGTAGTCGACCATATACACGGTCGTAGCTTCTTTGGATTCGATGGTCGCTTTCGCTCCGTCCATGCCAGGCATATGATCAGCCCGGAGTGTGACTTCCTCGCCCGGCTCAAACGTCTGATCATTATGACCTTCGATTTCTTCGTGGATGACCCATTTGTGATCAGTCACCCGCTCGCCTCCGTCTGTCGGTTCATAGGAAACGATATAAGCAGTCGTATCATAGGCTCCGACAACCGTCGCTTCCGCCCCGTCCATGCCAGGCATATGGTCAGCGGTGATCATCGCTTTACTTCCAACGGCAAAGGTAGGATCTTCTGCCTCCTTCAAATCGTCCGGAACTTCTCCGGATCCGGAGTGATCCATCGATTCATGCCCGCTTTTTTCTTCATGGCTCATTTGCTGCGTGTCGGTCGCTTCCTGATCCTTCTTCTCGTCCTGTCCACTGTCATCATTGCCGCAGGCAGCCAAGCCTACAAGCACCACCGCGGATAATACCAACATCTTCATCCATTTCATTCTCTCATCTCCTTTTTCTCTTGTGTTACCATCCTTGACCATCTTCCTTTATTTATACAAAAGTCCGAAGGGGATTCCTCAGACTTTACAGGCTGTTCATTTACTTTTGAGGAAACGGTTCTTTTACAAACATAGAGAGGGCGGCCAATGAGCACTTCGGAGTCTGCCTATTCACCTCCGCCCTTTGCTGAAAAACTGACGAACAAAGCCTGAGGAGATCCTTCAGGCTTTGTTTGTCAGGATACGACGTCGTATCCCTGTTCTTCAATGGCTTCGACCATCGCCGCTTCGCTGACATGATCGGCTGCTTTCACCTCGACATCACCGCTGTCGAGATGAACGGTTACTTCCTCCACTCCATCGATCTCTTTCAGTGCACCTTTGACTGCTTGTTCACAGTGGCCGCACGTCATTCCTTCTACTTTAAGCGTTTTTTCCATATCGCTTCATCCTTTCCATTATAGTTTCATCCGTTTTAGCCGCAGCGAGTTACTGACGACGCTGACAGAGCTTAAGGCCATAGCCGCGCCTGCCACCCAGGGAGCAAGAAGCCCGAGAGCGGCAACCGGGATGCCTGCCGTATTATAGGCCAGTGCCCAGAA
This sequence is a window from Bacillus sp. SB49. Protein-coding genes within it:
- a CDS encoding cation diffusion facilitator family transporter, encoding MGHDHGHDHTHGANKKALWISFILTTGYMIVEAIGGFLTNSLALLSDAGHMLSDSVSLGVGVLAFVMGEKVADYSKTYGYKRFEILAALFNGVTLVLISLYIFYEAYKRFLEPPEVASTGMLTIAIIGLIVNLVVAWILMRGDTEHNLNLRAAFLHVLGDLLGSVGAIIAAILIMLFDWGWADPLASVIVAVLVLISGARVARDSVHVLMEGTPKNIDVDDIVATIKDTADIQDIHDLHVWSITSGQNALSCHAVVTDDRTIDDCQGILKKVEERLKDKGIGHVTIQLESKEHAHDNSVLCSDHTHEHDH
- a CDS encoding YdhK family protein; amino-acid sequence: MKWMKMLVLSAVVLVGLAACGNDDSGQDEKKDQEATDTQQMSHEEKSGHESMDHSGSGEVPDDLKEAEDPTFAVGSKAMITADHMPGMDGAEATVVGAYDTTAYIVSYEPTDGGERVTDHKWVIHEEIEGHNDQTFEPGEEVTLRADHMPGMDGAKATIESKEATTVYMVDYVPVDGGEEVTNHKWVTESELKAQ
- a CDS encoding cation transporter, translated to MEKTLKVEGMTCGHCEQAVKGALKEIDGVEEVTVHLDSGDVEVKAADHVSEAAMVEAIEEQGYDVVS